A single genomic interval of Mesoplodon densirostris isolate mMesDen1 chromosome 8, mMesDen1 primary haplotype, whole genome shotgun sequence harbors:
- the IHH gene encoding indian hedgehog protein, whose product MSPARLRPRLRFCLLLLLLLVPAARGCGPGRVVGSRRRPPRKLVPLAYKQFSPNVPEKTLGASGRYEGKIARSSERFKELTPNYNPDIIFKDEENTGADRLMTQRCKDRLNSLAISVMNQWPGVKLRVTEGWDEDGHHSEESLHYEGRAVDITTSDRDRNKYGLLARLAVEAGFDWVYYESKAHVHCSVKSEHSAAAKTGGCFPAGAQVRLESGARVALSAVRPGDRVLAMGEDGNPTFSDVLIFLDREPDRLRAFQVIETHDPPRRLALTPAHLLFTASNHTEPATHFRATFASQVQPGQYVLVAGVPGLQPARVAAVSTHVALGAYAPLTRHGTLVVEDVVASCFAAVADHHLAQLAFWPLRLFHNLAWGGWTPGEGVHWYPQLLYRLGRLLLEEGSFHSLGMAGAGS is encoded by the exons ATGTCTCCCGCCCGGCTCCGGCCCCGACTGCGGTTCTGcctgctcctgctgctgctgctggtgccGGCGGCGCGGGGCTGCGGGCCGGGCCGGGTGGTGGGCAGCCGCCGTCGGCCGCCGCGCAAGCTCGTGCCGCTCGCGTATAAGCAGTTCAGCCCCAACGTGCCCGAGAAGACCCTGGGCGCCAGCGGGCGTTACGAAGGCAAGATCGCGCGCAGCTCGGAGCGCTTCAAGGAGCTCACCCCCAACTACAATCCCGACATCATCTTCAAGGACGAGGAGAACACAGGCGCCGACCGCCTCATGACCCAG CGCTGCAAGGACCGCCTGAACTCGCTGGCCATCTCGGTGATGAACCAGTGGCCCGGGGTGAAGCTGCGGGTGACCGAGGGCTGGGATGAAGATGGTCACCACTCGGAGGAGTCACTGCATTATGAAGGCCGCGCGGTGGACATCACCACGTCGGACCGCGACCGCAATAAGTACGGACTGCTGGCGCGCTTGGCAGTGGAGGCCGGCTTCGACTGGGTGTATTACGAGTCCAAGGCGCACGTGCATTGCTCCGTCAAGTCCG AGCACTCGGCCGCGGCCAAGACAGGCGGCTGCTTCCCTGCTGGAGCCCAGGTGCGCCTGGAGAGTGGGGCACGTGTGGCCTTGTCAGCCGTGAGGCCAGGAGACCGAGTGCTGGCCATGGGGGAGGATGGGAACCCCACCTTCAGCGACGTACTCATTTTCCTCGATCGCGAACCAGACAGGCTGAGGGCCTTCCAGGTCATCGAGACCCACGACCCCCCGCGCCGACTGGCACTCACACCCGCCCACCTGCTCTTCACGGCCAGCAATCATACAGAGCCAGCCACCCACTTCCGGGCCACGTTTGCCAGCCAAGTGCAGCCTGGCCAGTATGTGCTGGTGGCAGGGGTCCCAGGCCTGCAGCCTGCCCGAGTGGCAGCCGTCTCCACACATGTGGCCCTTGGGGCCTACGCCCCATTAACGAGGCATGGGACACTGGTGGTGGAGGACGTGGTGGCCTCTTGCTTCGCGGCCGTGGCTGACCACCATCTGGCTCAGTTGGCCTTCTGGCCCCTGCGACTGTTTCACAACTTGGCATGGGGCGGCTGGACCCCAGGGGAGGGTGTGCACTGGTACCCCCAGCTGCTCTACCGCCTGGGACGTCTCTTGCTGGAAGAGGGCAGCTTCCACTCGCTGGGcatggctggggcagggagctgA